One Campylobacter massiliensis DNA window includes the following coding sequences:
- a CDS encoding NfeD family protein → MIPAYLMLAAGVGLIMLEFMLGSFFVLFFGLGFLAVGVLGFFVDIAWEYQILLIAIISLVLLFALRKPLKAKFNQHECEVKDDFLNESGEGEIREGMVYFKGTLWRYDGNLAEGAKVRVLGTKGNKVVLERD, encoded by the coding sequence ATGATACCTGCGTACTTGATGCTGGCTGCGGGCGTAGGCCTAATTATGCTCGAGTTTATGCTCGGTAGCTTTTTCGTGCTATTTTTCGGACTTGGATTTTTAGCAGTCGGAGTTTTGGGATTTTTCGTAGATATCGCTTGGGAGTATCAAATTTTACTTATCGCTATCATTTCGCTAGTTCTGCTTTTTGCGCTCAGAAAGCCTTTGAAGGCTAAATTTAACCAGCATGAATGCGAAGTTAAGGACGACTTTTTAAACGAGAGCGGCGAGGGCGAGATCAGAGAGGGTATGGTTTATTTTAAAGGCACTTTGTGGCGCTACGACGGAAATTTAGCCGAAGGTGCAAAGGTGCGCGTGCTTGGCACCAAAGGCAATAAAGTCGTTTTGGAGAGGGATTAA
- a CDS encoding endonuclease V codes for MKLAVDAYYTGNKAKVAGVLFENFCDKKPLKIISKVVGNVAPYESGSFYKRELPCIVSLLQDLDVRDVSLIVIDGFVYLDDEGGCGLGGHLYECLERRVQIVGVAKSPFKGSCKFVREICRGGSKRPLFISAIGMDVDEAARLVKGMSGEFRMPSLLKILDDETKTEI; via the coding sequence ATGAAGCTTGCCGTAGACGCGTACTATACGGGAAACAAGGCTAAAGTCGCAGGGGTTTTGTTTGAAAACTTTTGCGACAAAAAGCCGCTCAAAATCATCTCAAAGGTAGTCGGCAACGTAGCGCCCTATGAGAGCGGAAGTTTTTATAAAAGGGAGCTACCGTGCATCGTCTCGCTTTTGCAGGATTTGGATGTACGGGATGTCTCGCTCATCGTGATCGACGGTTTTGTTTACCTTGATGATGAGGGCGGATGCGGTCTGGGCGGGCATTTATACGAGTGCTTGGAGCGCAGAGTGCAGATTGTGGGCGTAGCTAAATCGCCTTTTAAAGGTAGCTGCAAATTTGTAAGAGAAATTTGCAGAGGCGGTAGCAAAAGGCCGCTTTTTATTAGCGCGATCGGTATGGATGTAGACGAAGCGGCGCGGCTAGTAAAGGGGATGAGCGGCGAGTTTAGGATGCCTAGTCTACTTAAAATTTTAGACGACGAGACTAAAACCGAAATTTAA
- a CDS encoding putative periplasmic lipoprotein, producing MKNLVLAAILALFFVGCAANKPAPAEQNAQEYRHATQIKDASCPHHGMPNASCAQSHAAMKECPHHGNHGADKSLGCGGESAKSKPCPKCDAKAQGCAQHKECAHHDKNRASDEAHACPHHKH from the coding sequence ATGAAAAATTTAGTTTTAGCTGCGATTTTGGCGCTATTTTTTGTAGGCTGCGCGGCAAACAAACCAGCTCCCGCCGAACAAAACGCGCAGGAGTATCGCCATGCTACGCAGATAAAAGACGCTAGCTGCCCGCATCACGGCATGCCAAACGCTAGCTGCGCACAGTCTCACGCAGCGATGAAAGAGTGCCCTCATCACGGAAATCACGGAGCGGACAAAAGCCTAGGCTGCGGCGGCGAGAGCGCCAAATCAAAGCCATGCCCAAAATGCGACGCAAAAGCGCAAGGCTGCGCGCAGCATAAAGAGTGCGCTCATCACGACAAAAACCGCGCAAGCGACGAAGCGCACGCCTGTCCTCATCACAAACACTAA
- a CDS encoding dehypoxanthine futalosine cyclase, with the protein MNRLSVDEAVNLIENAELNELGAMALARKRELHPQGVTTFIVDRNINYTNACWVDCKFCAFYRDHKDEDAYVLSFEEIGQKIEELIAIGGTQILFQGGVHPKLKIEWYEDLVEFIAKKYPSITIHGFSAVEIDYIARISRISTREALRRLREKGLYSMPGAGAEILSDRVRDMIAPKKCDVQTWLRIHREAHEEGLKTTATMMFGTVETTREIVEHWEHIRSLQDETGGFRAFILWSFQGLNTRLAAERPEIKKQSSNRYLRLLAVSRLFLDNVPNIQSSWVTQGSYIGQLALLFGANDLGSTMMEENVVKAAGASYRMNQDEMIRLIKDIGEKPAKRNTNYDILERFY; encoded by the coding sequence TTGAATAGACTAAGCGTGGACGAGGCGGTAAATTTGATAGAAAACGCCGAGCTTAACGAGCTTGGAGCGATGGCTCTAGCGCGCAAGCGCGAGCTGCATCCCCAGGGCGTCACGACATTTATCGTGGATAGAAACATCAACTACACGAACGCGTGCTGGGTGGACTGTAAATTTTGCGCGTTTTACCGCGATCATAAGGACGAGGACGCCTACGTTCTTAGCTTTGAGGAGATCGGGCAAAAGATCGAGGAGCTCATCGCTATCGGCGGGACGCAAATTTTATTTCAAGGCGGCGTGCATCCGAAACTAAAAATCGAGTGGTACGAGGATCTCGTGGAGTTTATCGCGAAAAAATACCCAAGCATCACGATTCACGGATTTTCCGCGGTCGAGATCGACTATATCGCGAGGATCTCACGCATCAGTACTAGGGAAGCGCTACGCCGTCTACGAGAAAAAGGGCTCTACTCTATGCCAGGAGCCGGAGCAGAGATACTTAGCGACCGCGTCCGCGACATGATCGCGCCTAAAAAATGCGACGTGCAGACCTGGCTGCGCATCCACCGCGAGGCGCACGAGGAGGGGCTAAAGACGACGGCTACGATGATGTTTGGTACCGTCGAAACCACGCGCGAGATCGTGGAGCACTGGGAGCATATCAGGAGCTTGCAGGACGAGACGGGCGGCTTTAGAGCGTTTATCTTATGGAGCTTTCAGGGGCTAAACACGCGCCTAGCCGCCGAACGTCCCGAGATCAAAAAGCAAAGCTCGAATCGCTATTTGCGCCTGCTTGCGGTTTCTAGGCTGTTTTTAGACAACGTACCAAACATCCAAAGCAGCTGGGTCACGCAGGGCAGCTACATCGGGCAGCTGGCGTTGCTGTTTGGCGCAAACGATCTAGGCAGCACGATGATGGAGGAAAACGTCGTCAAGGCCGCGGGCGCTAGCTACCGTATGAATCAAGACGAGATGATACGCCTCATCAAAGACATCGGCGAAAAACCCGCCAAACGCAATACAAATTATGACATTTTAGAAAGGTTTTATTGA
- a CDS encoding M16 family metallopeptidase has protein sequence MKIINLKAANLQIPTVYEASKTLPAVSLKLIFKVAGACAEEKAGLAKFVAKIFDEGTLSKGAAGFAKELETRAISLYASAGFETFAFELNCLKEHFSFALAKLKELLEEPNLSQKSFEKVRTLTLGEISSNESDYDYLARVALNGLLYPGTNLARPSIGTKQSVESITLEDVKNFIDSKLDLANLFVVLGGEVTPGELNLDEILSSLKQGKARELKLFKTDEKCGEKTIIKPSEQAYIYFGAPFDVSREERYKAKVATFILGEGGFGSRLMEEIRVKRGLAYSAYARSEFALSHSQIWGYLQTKNESRSEAVAVVKDEFAKFVKNGVKAGELAQAKRFLLGSQPLRQETLFNRLNIAQSEFYNGFKLGNFKDELEKISKLKLAELNAFIAEHAEIEKLSFAVLYNEI, from the coding sequence ATGAAAATCATAAATTTAAAAGCCGCAAATTTACAAATCCCTACCGTTTACGAGGCTAGCAAAACCTTGCCCGCGGTGAGCCTAAAGCTTATTTTCAAGGTTGCCGGAGCTTGCGCGGAGGAGAAGGCCGGACTTGCTAAATTCGTCGCTAAAATTTTTGACGAAGGAACGCTAAGCAAGGGCGCGGCGGGCTTTGCCAAAGAGCTTGAAACGCGCGCGATTAGCCTTTACGCGAGCGCGGGATTTGAGACATTTGCGTTTGAGCTAAACTGCCTAAAGGAGCACTTTTCTTTTGCGCTTGCCAAGCTAAAAGAGCTTTTAGAGGAGCCCAATTTAAGCCAAAAAAGCTTTGAGAAGGTTCGAACTCTGACTCTGGGCGAGATATCTAGTAACGAGAGCGACTACGACTATCTGGCTAGAGTCGCGCTAAACGGGCTGCTGTATCCTGGTACGAATCTAGCGCGCCCAAGCATCGGCACGAAGCAAAGCGTAGAGAGTATCACGCTAGAGGACGTTAAAAATTTCATCGATAGCAAGCTTGATCTGGCAAATTTATTCGTAGTGCTGGGCGGCGAAGTGACGCCTGGGGAGCTAAATTTAGACGAGATTTTAAGCTCGCTAAAACAGGGCAAAGCGCGCGAGCTAAAGCTTTTTAAAACCGATGAAAAATGCGGCGAAAAAACAATAATCAAGCCTAGCGAGCAAGCCTATATCTACTTTGGCGCGCCTTTTGACGTTTCCCGGGAGGAGCGATATAAGGCTAAGGTCGCGACGTTTATTTTGGGCGAGGGCGGCTTTGGCAGTAGGCTGATGGAGGAGATCCGCGTGAAGCGGGGGCTAGCGTATTCGGCGTATGCTAGGAGTGAATTTGCGCTGAGCCACTCGCAAATTTGGGGATATCTGCAAACCAAAAACGAAAGCAGGAGCGAGGCGGTCGCAGTCGTGAAAGACGAATTTGCAAAATTCGTCAAAAACGGCGTAAAGGCAGGCGAGCTAGCGCAGGCTAAAAGATTTTTGCTAGGCTCGCAGCCGCTACGCCAAGAGACGCTTTTTAACCGCTTAAACATCGCTCAGAGCGAGTTTTATAACGGCTTTAAACTAGGAAATTTTAAAGACGAGCTAGAAAAAATATCGAAGCTAAAGCTTGCCGAGCTAAACGCGTTTATCGCGGAGCACGCAGAGATAGAAAAGCTCAGTTTTGCCGTGCTTTACAATGAAATTTGA